AGGAGAAGGGGTCCCAAAAGGCGGTTTCCTCCTGGTGGAATTTCCGCGCAGAGGCGCCGCCCAATTATTCGGGCTACTACTACGCGGCCATTGCGGTGGGTTTGGCTTTCGGATTCCAGTTTTTTCTGATCCGTAATCTCAAGAAAGGGCCTCGAGCATGAAGGCGGTCCCCTTATACGTATCGGGAGTGGTGAGTGCGCTGATCGGCATCGGGGCCCTGGTTGCCGGGGGTTGTGCCAACGATCAGCAGGCGAAGGGGCATGAACTCTACAACCACTATTGCTCGCACTGTCACGGCGAGAGTGGACGCCAGAACGAAGGGTATAATTGGTCCTCTATGCCGGACCCGAAGCCCAAAGACCTCACGAATAAAGCAGAGATGAGCACGCTCAAGGACAAGGACATCTTCGAGACGATTTACCGGGATATGAAAGATACGGGTGAAGGGGGCGACGAGATCGGCGATGACGAGTTCGGCGTGCCTACCATGCCGACGTTCAAGTACACCCTGTCGGAAGACGAGATATGGGCGATTGTCGGCTATGTCCGGGGCCTCCACGGCACGAAATTGGAGTTCAAGGTCGAAGAGAGAAAGAAACAGTTGGCTGACGCACTCACGGCGGCTCAAGCCAATTTGGACCAGGCGACGAAGGCATACGAAGAGGCTGAAAAGAAGGCCAACGATGAGGCTGAAGCGAAAAACGTCGATGTCGACGATGCGGCTTATGCCAAGGAATTGGCTGCCATGGCTCAGGCGAAAAAGGATCGTGATGCGGCCCAGACCGCGGTCAATAATTTTTCGTCCAGGCCGGGGAAAGGCCAGAGTGTGGCCAGGCCCGATCTCACCGTGAAGCCGGCAGAGATTCCAAAGTTGGTGGAGATCGGCAAGCGGTATTATGAGGACAAGTATGGCTGCAACGGCTGCCATGCCATCGGCGGTGAGGGAGGGAAGGTCGGGCCGGCGCTCGATCGAGCAGGGTTCAGATTGAATGCGACCTGGGTCTATCGGTGGCTGAAGAACCCACAGGCGATGGATGCAGAGACCAGGATGCCGGCGCTCGGGCTCAGTGATGCCGATGCCAGGGCCGTGACGATGTACCTTACTACGTTGCGCGCGCCCGCAAATCCAGAGGGTTCGACCAACAAGCCGGAAGAGCCTTTACCCGTCAGCAAGCCGGCAAGCTGATCTCAGAGTAGGAATCCCGCGACCATTCCGAAGAAGACGGCGGCCCCTACCCACACATGTTGCTGAAACATGTGGAAAGCGGTGGGAGTCGACACAGCCTGCCTGAGCTGCAGGGCTTGTCTCAGACACCACCAGCCGATGGCCACGAGTACTCCATAATAGATCCAGCCGATGTCGGCAAGCCAGCCCGCGAGTCCCAGCAGGAACAGCATTGCACAAAAGACTGTCCCGACGGCGATCCACGTCGATGAACCGAACAACAGCGTCGAAGACTTCACCCCGATCCGGCGATCATCCTCCCGATCTTGCAATGCGTAAATCGTGTCATATCCGATCGCCCAGCAGATTGTGGCAGCGAACAGGCACCAGGCTGGCGCTTCGATAGCCCCCCGCGAGGCGGTCCAGGCCATGATGGTGCCCCAGCCGAAGGCGATCCCCAAAATGGCTTGCGGCATGTGGATGACGCGTTTCGCGAACGGGTAAAGGGCAGCCAAGAGGATGGCGATTGGACTCAAGAAGATCGTGAAGGGGTCAAGGGATAATACGAGTATTGCGGCCAGCAGAAGAAAGAACCCCACGACCATCAGGGCATGTGTGACGCTGAGTTCACCCGAGGCAAGTGGACGGACCCTTGTGCGGGTCACATGCCGATCGAAGGAACGATCCGCTAAATCGTTCAAGACGACTCCCGCACTGCGCATCACAAATGATCCAATGACAAAGACGATAAGCAAATGAAGCGGAGGCGTCCCGCGAGCGGCGAGGACCAGGGACCAGAGTGTCGGGAGCATGAGCAGCCATGTTCCAGTCTGGTTTTGGAGGCGAATGAGTCGGCTGACAGCCGACCAGGACAATTGAGGCGGTACTGGTGATCCCGGTTCCGGCGAGGAAGATCTCGTCATGGGGGTCAACTTAGCCGAGGGGTGTGGGGCTGTCAACGATACAGAAAGCGTGGCGCGTGAAACGCGCGAATCGGATGTTTCTCTTGTTTGTTTGGTTTGTTTGGTTTGTTTGGATGAAACTAGTCCAACCAGATGAACCAAATAAACCAAATAGACCAAACAAACCTGGCCCGTTGTGCTCCCCGGATGTTTTTCTGTATAAGAATGCTTGTGCAGGTCATGGATTCAGCGCGTCCGTCCCTCTTGCTTCGTGCGGCCTCAGGGGTTGTCGCGGGGCTGTCTATTCTGACGTTGACGAGTTGCTCGTTCTTCTCGAGAGGAGGGGGCGCGGTCGTCGGATACGATCTTCCCCTGACGGTCCAACTTCGATCTGACCCAAGCATCGCCGCGGCTCAGCTCGCCTATCAAGACGCCTGCGGCCAAAGGCAATCCTTGCCGGTCGGGGCTCTATTACAAGACCTCCTTGAGCGAAAGACAGGCCGTGTCTTTGAAAGGGTCCTTCCGGATGGGACAGGATCCCCCTCGGTTCCTGATGGCTATGTCGATGCATCGTTGGGGCCTGCCTCCGTCGACCTTGCGATCACCCGTAAGGCCAACAAGAGCTACCCTGCCATGGTCACTGTGGGGCTGGACTTTGCCTATAGGGCTGCCGATGGGGTAGTCCTCTACAGCAAGAAAATTCAGAGCATCGGCCGTGGAGATGTCGAGGTCACCGATGCGTCGTGCGAGGTGAAGGGACTCGATGCGATTGCCAAAGAGGCAATAGGCTATGTGACAGATGGCATGGCCGCGTATCTTGGCACCTCTACCAAGATCGGCGAGGCTGCTCAAGCACGCAAGGCTGGCGGGTCCAAGCCGGCAGGGCAGGTTGCGCTTCAGTCATCGGCAGTCGCTCCTGCGCCTGTTTCAGCGGATGGACCTGCCACGGTGGTGTTCCGTGCGATCGTCCGCCCTGAGAATCACAATCAGATGTTGAGCACCGGTGAAGCGGTCGCGATCGAAATCGAAATCAAGAATGAGGGACCGGGACCTGCAAGGGCTGTCGAGTTGTCGGTAGCTGCTTCGCCTGCCTTGATTGAACGGATTCCCAGCAGGGTATCGGTCGGCGATCTCCAGTCCGGTGAGGTGAAACACATGGTATTGGAGGGCAAGGTTGGCAGGGTCAATAACGCCGTGCAGGCGGAGTTGACATTGACATTGCATGCCGGGTCCCAGTCGGCCCAGCTGCCCTCACCCAAGAAGTTTCTAGTGGCGATGGTGCCTGAATCTGGAACAAGGGTCCAAGCGGCGCCGGTTGATGTCGATCAGCTGCCGAAACGGCCCAGCCTCCTCAGACAGCCGAAGGCCGTCGGTATCGTGATCGGCGTGGGGCGGTTTCGGGAGAACGACGTCGTTCCGGTCAAGTATGCCGCGAGAGATGCGGAGGTCATCGCCGCCTACCTCAAGGCGATCGGTGGGATCCCATCCGAGCGTGTGCGCACCCTCGTCGACGCCCATGCCCTCAAGGCCGACCTGACCGAAGCGCTGGAAGAGTGGCTGCCCAAGCTGGTAGATGCCGCCACGGTGGTCTATGTTTCGATTACGGGTCGAGGAGTCGTTGAGCCGGCCACCGGGGCAGTGTCGATCAGATTATTCGACAGTACCACCATGTCTGATGCAAGACTCTATTCGCTTCGTCGACTGCATGATTCCTTGGCATCATTGCCGATTCAGCGGGCCGTCGTGATACTCGATCTCTCGCTGGAATGGGCGCCTGGCAAGGAGGCAACAGAAGGAACTGTTCCCTTGTGGGGGCAGAAAGCCAGCGGGAAAGAGAAGATCATGTGGATGATCGGCAACCGGGCAGTCCGGGAGGCCCCTAGTTATGACCAAGGCCGGCATGGATTGTTTGCCTATCAATTGCTGAAAGGTTTGGGCGGCGCGGCAGATCTCGATAAGAACGGTACCATCCTTGCCGGAGAACTGTGCACCTATACCAAGTGGCAGGTGCTCAAGATGGCTCAGGAGCAGTATGGCAATGGGCAGGAGCCCCTCTGTCTCCCAGGGCCGGGCCAGGGAGCCTCGGTCAGGCTGCAGCCTGTTGCCTTATTCAAGTAGCGCAGGTAGGCTGGCAGGCTGTTGATAAAGTCCGCCAGCGGCGTTCTCGCTTCGCTCAGAGGCTCAACGTACCGCAGAGGGTACGCTTCGTCTCTTCGCTTGCTGCGGCCTTGCTGGACGGCCTTTCTGAACAGCCTGCGATTACTTCCGAACAAGTTTGTGAGTATCCGGGCCGTGCGTTTCTGTTATGCTCAAGTAGTTTGTCGACACCCTGCTAGTCAGGCAGGCGTGCTGCCTGGCAGCAAGAGCCTTGTTGCTCCGCTCTCGTCCACGGTTGAACGAAAAATTCCTTGAGGCGGAGAAAAAACCCGTGTAAGTTGTGAGATCTTACGCAAGGGCCGGCGTAGCTCAGTTGGTAGAGCAGCGGTTTCGTAAACCCCACTCAGCCACATCCAGAAACCCCAATAAAACGCGGCAAACACCGATGAACAGTGGCGATTCGGTGACAGGGGTGATGCACCAGGATGCCCCTACATTTCCCTGGTTTGGACAATCATTTCCCTGCATTTTGCCATACACTTTTCGGCTGAAGCATGCCGACGCGGATCCCATCATGCAGCGCGTCGGCTGTCTAGGTGAAGGCAGAGTAGCAGTGGCTGATAGACCATCCGAACAGGAAGGCGGCAGAGTACACCGAGGATACCGCGCCCTAGGAGCTAGAGGCATCTTGGGATGGGCTCCTGGAGACATCTCAGGGAGATCTTTGCCTTAAACTAGGGGCACTCATAGGCCGCAAACACTGCGGAGTATAATACTATGAATTGGAAACGCTTGTTCTGTTCCCATCGGCGACATGGCTCTATGAAGGATTCCTTAACAAGCCCGAGGTGGGCAATCTTTGCCACCTACGGCAGTATTTGTACGCAGTTCACTCCTCTAGGCAACGCCTGCATATCCCAGAGACTGTATAAGTTGCTGAAATACTTGGAGGAAAAAATTAACCATGACTTAATCCTTTATGGCATTCGGGTTGCTGTATAAGGAGAGACCCTATTCCGCATAGAAAGGTGGGGGGGGTTGATTATCATTACAAGAGGTAGCTAATATGCATTCCCCAATGGAAGAACAAAACCTACTCAACGCACAGCTCGACGCATTCAAGCAACAGAACCCACGAATTGTGGAGGCCATGCGTGTGCTTCACGTTGACATGGATCGTTACTTGCGCGCACTCGCTCAATTGAACCCTCCTACCAGCATATCCACAAATACCGCCTCGGGAGGTTAGGTGCAGTCTACCTGGTCCCGAATACTTAGCGAAATAACAACCCAGTCAAAATTAAATCCCGCCGCGATTGATACCGTTCGTCGTGAAAAAATTACCGCAATTGAGTTGATTACAGCGCGTCCGCTGATCGTTTACGCGACTGCTTGGACCACTCCTGGGAGGAACGTTCCTCAAGACCTGCTTCAGATCGACTTCTCCGACAAGACCGGTTTTCGAGATGTGACAGAACAACTGACAGGAGAGAATCTCGATATCCTTATTCATAGCCCCGGTGGTCTTGCAGAGGCGACACAGGGTATTGTCGATGGCCTGCGGGAAAGATTTTCAAGTATCCGTTTCATCGTCCCTCACGCGGCAAAGAGTGCGGCTACCATGCTGGCCCTTTCCGGGAATGTCATCCTTATGGATGAAGTCTCCGAATTAGGACCAATAGACCCACAAATGCCAATCTTCCAGGGCGGAGGAGTGAAGTATTCGCCCGCTGATGCCATCTTGGGCCAGTTCGAGGACGCATCGAAAGACATTCAGGAACATCCTGAAAAACTGAGTATCTGGGTTCCCCTTCTCGCGCAAATGGGGCCGTCACTTCTCGTGGAGTGTGCAAATGCTAAGCTGTTATCCCGCACTCTAGTAAAAGAATGGTTAACAAAATACATGTTCAAGGGAGAGGTAGACGCGGCAGACAATGCTGAGCGCATTTCCTCCTATCTTGCAGATCATAAGAACTTCCTCTCTCATTCGAAACGGGTCAGCATGACAGAGTTGGTCAATCTCCATTGCAAAGTGGAAGATCTTCGAAACGCGCCCAATCTTCGCAACGCGGTTTGGGAACTCTATTGTGCGATAGACATTACAATGGCGAACTCAACTGCCTGCAAGATCATTGAAAATTCGTCTGGTCATGCCGTTATTAGAGCTCAACAGGTACAACAAATGTTTATGCCAAATCCGTTCGGTATCCAAGCTAGTTTACCGGCTGGACTACCAACCTTTCCTATTTAGTCCATCTGCAAAGCCGACAAGCCCAGCTTCAGAGTCTGGGCCTTCTCCCAGGGTCTCGAACGAAGCGCTTCAGCCTCGTAAAGCCTTCACGACCTCGGGATAGCTCAGCCGCTCCAACCCGAACCATGGTCCCTTCCCGCACACAACCCGCAGGCATGATCATTGTGAGCACCGGTGCAATGAATGAGGAGATTTATTTTCGATTGACGAGCGATTGACGTTGCCTTCAGAGACTCACCTGAGTTAAATATCAAATACGTTGACTCGTTAATCCTCGGCGATCCCGTGATGGCGATCCCCGAGGAACGGTCAACCGGTTCCCAGTGCCCCGTTTCCAACCCAATTAATGGAAGGCCATGAGCGGGATCTTCCCCTAGCAGGGAAGATTCTGGAGTGGGCTTTTAATTGTTGGAGGGTTTGAAATGGCGGCCATTCCATATAAGGACCGGATCAAGCAGTTCTCGCTTCCCCTCGATCGCGATCACAAAACAATCCTCGATCGCTTGCACCAGAAGTCCGGTTTGTCGCGCGCGAAAGTCATCAGACGACTGTTGCTGCGCGAAGACCAAGCCTTGCCCCATGAAAAAACCCTGGCGACGAGGGAGGGCCGATGAAACGTCTGCCCGCCCAGGCCTCTGGCTCGCCTGCCCACCAGCGAAGCGGCCAGATCCTCTATGTGAGCGCCGCCGCCGTCTTGCTCGCTTGTAGCGAAAAAGCGATTCGCGCGAAGGTGGCGAGACAGTTGCTCCCCCATCGACGACTCGGTGGGCGCGTCATCTTTCTGCGGAATGAGCTTGAAACATTCCTCAGTGAGTTGCCTGGCACCTCGGTGGCCGAGGCGCAAGCGAATCTGGCGCTGCGATCTGGCGAGGAGGGGCCCCGATGACCATGACGGGTCCTAGCCCATCATTGGCGACGCTCGATGATCCAGCGCTCTTGCAATTATTACTGCGCCAGGATCTGCCGCCATTCTTAACGACCATGTATGCCAGCGAAGCGGATCGACGGATGGCTGCGCACGATCAGCCCGCGGTTCCGGGCATGATGACATTGAACCTTCCGTTCGGCCAAGGAGACGGTCAATGAACAAGCAACGATACCGGAGGCCACCGAATTGTCCCTCATGGGTCCAGACTTCGCCAACGAAGGGTCCTGGGGTCATGATTCACGCGAAGAAGGCGCTCGCTTGGGGAGAGGGTCGCTCGTTAGAGGAAACCGCGCTCGCGATGCGGCAGATCTACCATGCCTTACTGGCTGGCGATTTTGAGGCAGTTGCGCAGTATCCATTCGTCGTCACCAGCATCACCGAAACCGACAACTCAGGGGGTTGACGATGTCACGGTATCGAAAAATTGATGTACGCATGTATGGGGATGAAGCATTCCGTGCCCTCTCCCCACCAGCGCCGTGCGGGCAATCGGTATTCGTGTATCTGCTCACTGGCCCTCATACGACGAACATTCCGGGCCTTTTCTCCGCTGGTGAAGCCGGTCTCGCTGAAGCGCTCGGCTGGCCGTTGAAAGGCTTTCGCGAAGCCTTTGCCGAAGCCTGCCGAAAGCCTCTCGTAAAGGCTGATTGGCACGCGCGTCTGTGCTGGGTGCCGAACGCCATTAAATTCAACAAGCCTGAATCACCGAACGTCGTCCTCAGTTGGCGCGTCACCTGGGATGAGCTGCCGGAATGCGATCTTAAATACGAAGCGTATCAACAGCTTAAAGCCTTCCTGGAAGGCATGGGCAAAGCCTTCGCCGAAGCCTTCGAGGAAGCCTGCCGAAAGCCTTTACGAAAGCCTTCGCTAAAGGCTATGGCGAATCAAGAGCAGGATCAGGATCAGGAGCAGGAGCAGGAACAGGAACAAGATATTTCCCGCGAAGTTTCGAATTCGCGGGCGGTTGCGGTTGAAGGGGTCAGTGCTGAGACTTGGAAGGCCTATGCATCAGCCTACCGAGATCGCTATGGAGCCGATCCCGTCCGGAATCGGCAGGTCAATAGTCAGCTGAAGAAATTGGTTGAGCTACTCGGCGAGGATGAAGCGCCACCGGTCGCGGCGTTCTACTTGAGCTGCCATGACCAGCGGTATGTCATGGGACGGCATCCCGCGAATCTCTTACTGCTGAATGCCACAGGACTCAGAACGCAGTGGTTCACCGGCATCAAGGCTACTCGGGGCGAAG
The nucleotide sequence above comes from Nitrospirota bacterium. Encoded proteins:
- the ubiA gene encoding 4-hydroxybenzoate octaprenyltransferase encodes the protein MTRSSSPEPGSPVPPQLSWSAVSRLIRLQNQTGTWLLMLPTLWSLVLAARGTPPLHLLIVFVIGSFVMRSAGVVLNDLADRSFDRHVTRTRVRPLASGELSVTHALMVVGFFLLLAAILVLSLDPFTIFLSPIAILLAALYPFAKRVIHMPQAILGIAFGWGTIMAWTASRGAIEAPAWCLFAATICWAIGYDTIYALQDREDDRRIGVKSSTLLFGSSTWIAVGTVFCAMLFLLGLAGWLADIGWIYYGVLVAIGWWCLRQALQLRQAVSTPTAFHMFQQHVWVGAAVFFGMVAGFLL
- a CDS encoding serine protease, which produces MQSTWSRILSEITTQSKLNPAAIDTVRREKITAIELITARPLIVYATAWTTPGRNVPQDLLQIDFSDKTGFRDVTEQLTGENLDILIHSPGGLAEATQGIVDGLRERFSSIRFIVPHAAKSAATMLALSGNVILMDEVSELGPIDPQMPIFQGGGVKYSPADAILGQFEDASKDIQEHPEKLSIWVPLLAQMGPSLLVECANAKLLSRTLVKEWLTKYMFKGEVDAADNAERISSYLADHKNFLSHSKRVSMTELVNLHCKVEDLRNAPNLRNAVWELYCAIDITMANSTACKIIENSSGHAVIRAQQVQQMFMPNPFGIQASLPAGLPTFPI
- a CDS encoding c-type cytochrome, with amino-acid sequence MKAVPLYVSGVVSALIGIGALVAGGCANDQQAKGHELYNHYCSHCHGESGRQNEGYNWSSMPDPKPKDLTNKAEMSTLKDKDIFETIYRDMKDTGEGGDEIGDDEFGVPTMPTFKYTLSEDEIWAIVGYVRGLHGTKLEFKVEERKKQLADALTAAQANLDQATKAYEEAEKKANDEAEAKNVDVDDAAYAKELAAMAQAKKDRDAAQTAVNNFSSRPGKGQSVARPDLTVKPAEIPKLVEIGKRYYEDKYGCNGCHAIGGEGGKVGPALDRAGFRLNATWVYRWLKNPQAMDAETRMPALGLSDADARAVTMYLTTLRAPANPEGSTNKPEEPLPVSKPAS
- a CDS encoding helix-turn-helix domain-containing protein, with the protein product MKRLPAQASGSPAHQRSGQILYVSAAAVLLACSEKAIRAKVARQLLPHRRLGGRVIFLRNELETFLSELPGTSVAEAQANLALRSGEEGPR